Genomic window (Planctomycetota bacterium):
GCACTGCCGCCGGGACCCTCTGTGGTCGCGGGCAACGTTTCTCGGTGTCGCCGCCCGGAGTGGGCAGCATCGCACCGTCCCAACGGAATGGGAGCCACCATGCCGTCGACCCTCTCCGCCCCCGCGTCTCAGGCTTCTGAGGACGTTGCCGACAAACCCGCACCCCGCGGCCGAGCCCGCCGAGCGCCCGTCGATCCTGATCGACCCGCACGCGATGAACGTGGCCGCGCGCGAAACCTCCGCGCCATTCCCACGGCCGAGCAAAAACGCCTCGCCGAGGAACTCATGCCGCTGGCCGACACGCTGGCCAAGGGCATCAACGTCCGCACCGATCGCACCGACCTGGTCGGCGTGTGGATCGACTACAAGAACAACGGCACCGAAGCCTGCCGGAACATCCTGATGGAGGCCTACCTCCACCTAGTCCGCTTCAACGCCGACCGCGTCTACGCCAAGCTCCCCAACGAGGTCGACATCGAAGACCTCATCAGCGTCGGCATCTTCGGCCTGATGGACGCGATCGACCTGTTCGACTTCGAACGCAACATCAAGTTCGAAACCTACTGCGCCCGCCGCATTCAGGGGGCGATGCTCGACGAGCTGCGCAGCATGGACTGGGTCCCGCGCCTCGTCCGCAGCCGCGCGCACAAGCTCGACACCGCGCAGAAGGCCCTCGAGGTTCAGCTCGGCCGACAAGCCACCGCCGAAGAGCTCGCCGCCGAGCTTGAGGTGGACATGGAGGAGTTCGAGAAGATCTTCAAGGACGCCCAGGCCACGGGCCTGGTCAGCTTGAACCGCAAGTGGTACGAGACGGACTCCAACAAGGACGTCCGCGAGGTCGACGTTCTGGAGGACCGCCGCACCAGCGACCCGGTCCGCGAGATGCAGCGCAAGGACCTGAAGCAGCTCATGGATAAGGGCCTCAGCCGGGCCGAGCGACTGATCGTCACGCTCTACTACTTCGAAGAGATGACGATGAAGGAGATCGGCGCGACGCTCGATCTCTCCGAATCGCGCGTGAGCCAGATGCACTCGTCCATCATCGCCCGCCTCCGCGACCAGATGGCAGAGAAGCAGAACGAACTCGCCTCGGCTGCCATCGCTTGAGGTCGTCAAGTGGTCGTCTATGCAACGTCGGCTGCAGCCTCCCCGACATCATTTCCCAAAGCCGGTCGTTGATTCGTCGTCTACTGCGAAAAGGGACCGCAGCACTCTTGGTCCGCCGACCACGAAAGAGCCGGGTGTCGTCCCACCGCTGGTCGTGGTGTCGGCGATGATCGGTACTTTGCTGTAAAGGTCGGAGATTTCCGACGAAGACAGTGCGCGGTCGAAGAGGCGTAAGTCGTCGATGCTGCCGTCGAAGTGGCGTGTGCTACTTGTCGGCTTCCCGAGCTTCATGCCGCCCTCGAAGCCGAACAGGTTGCCGTTGTGTTGCTTTGCGGCCCGCAGCACGCCATCGACGTAGAGGCGCACCTGACCCGACGCGGCCCAGGTGGCAGCGACGTGGTGCCATTGGCCGTCGGTGACGTCGCCATCGTCGTCGCTGCCAGCGAGCTTGCGGTCACCAAGGCCACTGCCTTCGAGGAAGAAGCCGATGTCGTCGCCGTCGGTGTGCAAGTGCATTTCCTTTTGCCCCCCGAAACCGTTGCCGCCGGTCTCGGTCGCGTGCAGGATCATGCCGATCGACGATTGCTGCGTCTTGACCCAAAGCGAGACCGAACCCTCAGCCGACGACATCTGCTCGACGATCTCGCTCGGCAAGTCGACAGCCTCGCCGCTTGTGAAGGCGGCGGCGTGAACGAACTTGCCCGCCGCGTAGCCGTTGTTGCCGACGGCGTCCGGTGCGGTGGATGATGTCAGGTTGCCGTCAAACGGGTAATGGGCCAGCTCCGCAGAAGCCGCGGGAAGGTCGTCGAGGTCGTAGCTGACGTAGAGCGGTATGAGCCATTCGTTGAGCCGGCCTTGGCGGTCGGGCAGGTCGCTGTGAAGGACCGTGCTGGTGTTGCCGTTCTGATTGTCGACAAGGACGGTTTCGAAGCCGAGGAAGTTGCCGCTGTTGGGGCCGTTGCTGTTGAGGATGACGGAGAGGTTCCCGTCGTTGCTAGTGACGACGATGTCCTGGCTCGCCCCATCGTCGAAAGTGGATTGGCCGAACTGGTTGGCGGTGCCACCGAGCACCTCGAGGGCTCCACCGGCCTCGACGTCGAAGTTGATCGTGCCGCCTTCAACCTTGTAGCCCAGCACCCACATGACCCCACCATCACCGACGAGAAAGTTGGCACCGCCCTTGTATTCCGTGTTGATGAAACGTGCGTAGACGTTCTGGTCCACCGCCCGCGACGCCTCGGTCTTGCCGTAGGCGTTGACGTTGTTGACGAAGAGATCGCCGCGTTGCGGCGCGTCGTCGGTGTTGCTGTAGAGATTGGTCGAGCGAATCGTGTCGAGCACGAGCGTCCTTGGCTCTGCGTGGTCGACCATGCGCGCGTTGACAACCGAGTAGAAGTCGTCGATGACGAGCGGCGTTGCCTCGTTCTGGGCGACCTTGAAGTACGAGCCGCCCGGCCTTCCCGACAGACTCGTGAACATGCCGTGCACGCGATCGACATGCGCCGGGATGTCGATAGTCGACGTGATGCGGTACTGGGCAGATGGGAAAAAGACGATGCGCGTGGCGGGATCGCTGAACGCCGCTTGCACAGCAGCGGTGTCGTCGGTCACGCCATCGCCGACTGCGCCGAAGTCGTTCGGACTGGACCACTGGCTCATGACGCTGGTCCAGAGTTTCTGTGGCGTCGCCTTCACCGGCAGATGCATTGAGCGGACGCGCTGATCCGCATCGAAGCCGATCGAGGCATCGGACACGTATTCGTCGATGAACGTGCCTTCGACGGCGACCACACCATCCTTCTCCACGGCCGACGCGTAGCCATCGACGCGGACGTCACGAGCGAAGAGGTGGCCCACTTCGATCCCGCTGCTAGGCCCGCCGCGATCCTGGAACGCGACGGGTTCTGCCTCGCGGTCCGTGCCGGTGTCGTCCAGACGGATGGCGGGGACATCGCTCGCGCCGCCGACGAGCTTCGAGTCGATCAGCACGACGTGCGCGCCGCCGTCGGTGAGGTCGAGGGCAGGAACGCTGTTGTCGCTGTACAGATTTCGGATACTCGGTGTGGAGTTGACCACACGGATGCCGACGTCGTTCTGGTTGCGGAGCGTGATGTTCTCGATCGCCGGATCGGCGAAGTGGTATGGGTGCATCAGAACGCCGCGATCAAAGCCGTCGATCGTGACGTCGTGGAAGTAGCCGCTGGCGATTCCGATCGGCAGGTGCAAGCCGATCTCGCCCTGGCCATCGCCCGAGATGATGGAGACGTCGTGAATCTCGGCGTTGTTGGCACCGAAGAAGTCGACGCCCACCGCTCCCGGATTGTCGTCGCCGACGTCGACGGTGAGGTGTCGAAGGACGTTCTGCGCCGGCCAGTTATTCAGACCACGGGCATCAGGGTCGTCGCCCGTTCGCTGGGAGAAGTCGATAACGGCCTTGCGCGTGCTCGCACCGAACCCAGCTTGGTCGTCTTTGAGGCGGATGATGCTGCCGTCACGGCTTTGCCCGATGATCCGCATCTGGACCCAGAAGTCGTATGGCGCGCCGGAGTACTCGATGGTGTCCTCGACGTGGAACACGCCCTCGGGCACGTAGAGCACGTACGACGTGTCCGGGCTTCGCGTCGGACTGTTCTCGGTGCCCGCGTCTGCAACTTGCTGCGCCTTGATGAAGTCGAGGG
Coding sequences:
- a CDS encoding FliA/WhiG family RNA polymerase sigma factor; the protein is MPSTLSAPASQASEDVADKPAPRGRARRAPVDPDRPARDERGRARNLRAIPTAEQKRLAEELMPLADTLAKGINVRTDRTDLVGVWIDYKNNGTEACRNILMEAYLHLVRFNADRVYAKLPNEVDIEDLISVGIFGLMDAIDLFDFERNIKFETYCARRIQGAMLDELRSMDWVPRLVRSRAHKLDTAQKALEVQLGRQATAEELAAELEVDMEEFEKIFKDAQATGLVSLNRKWYETDSNKDVREVDVLEDRRTSDPVREMQRKDLKQLMDKGLSRAERLIVTLYYFEEMTMKEIGATLDLSESRVSQMHSSIIARLRDQMAEKQNELASAAIA
- a CDS encoding LamG-like jellyroll fold domain-containing protein translates to MPPADAPPAVVEAVEPRRLLSGDTIPGINAVFPATAFMHVDPSARLIDVTKLSQIDAIDGPDATPNDSHDDDSRAFVAALDFIKAQQVADAGTENSPTRSPDTSYVLYVPEGVFHVEDTIEYSGAPYDFWVQMRIIGQSRDGSIIRLKDDQAGFGASTRKAVIDFSQRTGDDPDARGLNNWPAQNVLRHLTVDVGDDNPGAVGVDFFGANNAEIHDVSIISGDGQGEIGLHLPIGIASGYFHDVTIDGFDRGVLMHPYHFADPAIENITLRNQNDVGIRVVNSTPSIRNLYSDNSVPALDLTDGGAHVVLIDSKLVGGASDVPAIRLDDTGTDREAEPVAFQDRGGPSSGIEVGHLFARDVRVDGYASAVEKDGVVAVEGTFIDEYVSDASIGFDADQRVRSMHLPVKATPQKLWTSVMSQWSSPNDFGAVGDGVTDDTAAVQAAFSDPATRIVFFPSAQYRITSTIDIPAHVDRVHGMFTSLSGRPGGSYFKVAQNEATPLVIDDFYSVVNARMVDHAEPRTLVLDTIRSTNLYSNTDDAPQRGDLFVNNVNAYGKTEASRAVDQNVYARFINTEYKGGANFLVGDGGVMWVLGYKVEGGTINFDVEAGGALEVLGGTANQFGQSTFDDGASQDIVVTSNDGNLSVILNSNGPNSGNFLGFETVLVDNQNGNTSTVLHSDLPDRQGRLNEWLIPLYVSYDLDDLPAASAELAHYPFDGNLTSSTAPDAVGNNGYAAGKFVHAAAFTSGEAVDLPSEIVEQMSSAEGSVSLWVKTQQSSIGMILHATETGGNGFGGQKEMHLHTDGDDIGFFLEGSGLGDRKLAGSDDDGDVTDGQWHHVAATWAASGQVRLYVDGVLRAAKQHNGNLFGFEGGMKLGKPTSSTRHFDGSIDDLRLFDRALSSSEISDLYSKVPIIADTTTSGGTTPGSFVVGGPRVLRSLFAVDDESTTGFGK